The Moraxella haemolytica genome window below encodes:
- a CDS encoding DUF1615 domain-containing protein yields the protein MPKRTLPIVLGAVFLTACNSPESTPINTLSDKQIAKLIPARVSDRASWAGDIAQIFDQLKLPKTTQNICTAIAVIDQESNFRADPPVANLGNLSLKAIDEKLEAKFGKMLAKTFRTMLETKPSTENSFIKQIKQVKTERELDELYQQIFDYFTSTYKVSGLAHITKLSGEGIDERINPITTLGSMQVHIDYARTHRRSSMDDRSLRADLYSQYGGLYYGIHRLMMYKADYDKPLYRFADYNSGMYSSRNAAFQQRISSLSGSKIDIDGDLLLYNGGSISSKKSQSETVLIKLLTSGPTPLSERQIRSDLKKEKSKDFETTQTYRAINEMFKKKYKKEPSYAIMPQVIISGPKLSRDYNTNWFASRVDKRYQTCMATAKKYKIKS from the coding sequence ATGCCAAAACGCACATTACCCATCGTGCTTGGTGCTGTTTTTTTGACAGCGTGTAACAGCCCAGAAAGCACCCCTATCAATACATTGAGTGATAAACAAATCGCCAAACTCATTCCTGCTCGTGTGTCCGACAGGGCTTCTTGGGCAGGCGATATCGCACAGATATTTGACCAACTAAAACTACCCAAAACCACCCAAAACATCTGTACTGCCATCGCCGTCATCGATCAAGAATCCAACTTTCGTGCTGATCCGCCTGTTGCCAATTTGGGCAACTTGTCTTTAAAAGCCATCGATGAAAAGCTAGAAGCGAAGTTTGGCAAAATGCTTGCCAAGACCTTTCGTACCATGCTTGAGACCAAACCCTCTACCGAAAACAGCTTCATCAAGCAAATCAAACAAGTCAAAACCGAACGAGAGCTTGATGAACTGTACCAACAAATCTTTGATTATTTTACCAGTACTTATAAGGTCTCAGGGTTGGCACACATTACCAAACTGTCGGGCGAAGGCATTGATGAGCGCATCAATCCCATTACCACACTTGGTTCAATGCAGGTTCATATTGACTATGCTCGCACCCATCGTCGTAGTAGCATGGATGACCGCTCCCTAAGAGCTGACCTATATAGTCAATACGGTGGGCTATACTATGGCATTCACCGCTTGATGATGTACAAGGCAGACTATGACAAGCCTCTGTACCGCTTTGCTGATTATAATTCTGGTATGTATTCTAGTCGCAATGCCGCCTTTCAACAGCGTATCAGTAGCCTAAGTGGCTCAAAAATAGATATTGATGGCGACCTGCTTTTATATAATGGCGGTAGTATCAGCAGTAAAAAAAGCCAAAGCGAGACCGTGCTTATCAAACTGCTCACTAGTGGTCCAACACCATTGAGTGAACGGCAGATTCGCAGCGACCTAAAAAAAGAAAAGTCCAAAGACTTTGAGACAACACAGACCTACCGTGCCATCAACGAAATGTTCAAGAAAAAATACAAAAAAGAGCCAAGTTATGCCATCATGCCTCAAGTAATCATTTCAGGTCCTAAACTTAGCCGTGATTATAATACCAATTGGTTCGCCTCTCGTGTGGATAAACGCTACCAAACTTGCATGGCAACCGCCAAAAAATACAAAATCAAATCATAA
- the yjgA gene encoding ribosome biogenesis factor YjgA yields the protein MNIDWSKQDMRVSRTEIKKAHERLQALCEPLANLSKKQLDNLPVSEYFLEELKHLIQINSVAAKNRQIKRVGKLIIEEDRHVLTQALFEMLFTPEQRTKIEAWLSRLQLHDDGAMKQFVKQFKKAEYNSVYQLLLWIAYAKHLGDDELLLESEADFTSYVKEVAILSM from the coding sequence ATGAACATCGACTGGTCAAAACAAGACATGCGAGTATCTCGCACCGAGATTAAAAAAGCTCATGAGCGTCTGCAAGCTCTATGCGAGCCACTTGCCAATTTATCCAAAAAACAGTTAGACAATCTGCCTGTCAGTGAGTATTTTTTGGAAGAATTAAAGCACCTTATCCAAATCAATAGTGTTGCCGCCAAAAACCGTCAAATCAAGCGAGTGGGTAAACTCATCATTGAAGAAGATCGTCATGTGCTGACGCAGGCTTTATTTGAGATGTTGTTTACGCCTGAGCAACGCACCAAGATTGAAGCGTGGTTATCTCGCTTACAGCTACACGATGATGGTGCGATGAAGCAGTTTGTTAAGCAGTTTAAAAAGGCAGAATACAACAGTGTCTATCAGTTGTTATTGTGGATAGCATACGCCAAGCATTTAGGTGATGATGAACTATTGTTGGAGAGTGAAGCAGATTTTACAAGCTATGTCAAAGAAGTGGCAATCTTATCAATGTGA
- a CDS encoding thiol:disulfide interchange protein DsbA/DsbL, translating into MKYIPKFSLLVTAIALAGQAFAADFVEGKDYQKVANPENIAGDIIVVREFFWYGCPHCYALEPHMQKWAKTRAKDVAFFRTPAAMNPVWEVPARGFYAAQQMGLENKTHQALFDAVHKDGKRNIISNQENLANWYASQGADKSKFNSFYNSFSVSTKIERAKQGATRYQLTGVPAVVVHGKYVVPGTDEKVTQVVDFLINKVRNEKQ; encoded by the coding sequence ATGAAATACATCCCAAAGTTCTCTCTACTGGTAACTGCCATCGCCTTAGCAGGTCAGGCATTTGCTGCCGATTTTGTTGAAGGCAAAGACTATCAAAAAGTCGCCAACCCTGAAAACATTGCAGGGGACATCATCGTTGTTCGTGAGTTCTTTTGGTATGGTTGCCCACATTGTTACGCCCTAGAACCACATATGCAAAAATGGGCAAAAACTCGTGCCAAAGATGTGGCATTTTTCCGCACCCCTGCCGCCATGAATCCTGTCTGGGAAGTGCCTGCTCGTGGTTTTTATGCTGCTCAGCAGATGGGGCTTGAAAACAAAACCCATCAAGCACTATTTGACGCTGTGCATAAAGATGGCAAAAGAAACATCATCTCTAATCAAGAAAATTTAGCGAACTGGTATGCTTCACAAGGTGCCGACAAAAGCAAATTTAACAGCTTCTACAACTCATTTTCCGTAAGCACCAAGATTGAGCGTGCCAAACAAGGGGCAACTCGCTACCAGTTGACAGGCGTGCCTGCGGTCGTAGTACATGGTAAATATGTCGTACCTGGTACAGATGAAAAAGTAACACAAGTTGTTGATTTTCTTATTAACAAAGTGCGTAATGAAAAACAATAA
- the panB gene encoding 3-methyl-2-oxobutanoate hydroxymethyltransferase encodes MTYLAEKPTAPTTLSTLTKFKKTGEKFSCLTCYDASFAHLMELAKIDAILIGDSLGMVVQGQASTLPVAVADMVYHTANVARANQHALILTDLPFMSYATIHDAIVSSRAVMQAGANVVKIEGGSELAPIVEILAKNGVPTCVHLGLTPQSVNVFGGYKVQGKTDEQADRLIKDCEILVNAGASIILLECVPASLATIVTQQFAVPVIGIGAGAGTDGQVLVMHDMLGVHTRKPARFVKDFLKDDGNTTGDILGAFVNYHRSVKDGSFPSVEHSF; translated from the coding sequence ATGACCTACTTAGCCGAAAAACCAACAGCTCCTACTACCTTATCCACCCTAACCAAATTTAAAAAAACTGGCGAAAAGTTTAGTTGCTTAACCTGCTACGATGCGTCTTTTGCCCATCTGATGGAACTTGCTAAGATTGATGCGATTTTGATTGGTGATAGCTTGGGTATGGTGGTGCAAGGACAGGCCTCTACTTTGCCTGTTGCGGTGGCAGATATGGTCTATCATACCGCCAATGTCGCTCGAGCCAATCAGCATGCCTTGATTTTGACTGATTTGCCATTCATGAGCTATGCCACGATTCATGATGCGATTGTCAGCAGTCGTGCGGTGATGCAGGCGGGGGCGAATGTTGTCAAGATTGAAGGTGGTAGTGAGCTTGCACCCATTGTTGAGATTCTTGCCAAAAACGGTGTGCCAACCTGCGTGCATTTAGGATTGACACCACAGTCGGTTAATGTCTTTGGCGGATATAAGGTGCAAGGCAAGACAGATGAGCAAGCGGATAGACTTATTAAAGATTGTGAGATTTTAGTCAATGCAGGGGCGAGCATCATTTTGCTTGAATGTGTGCCTGCAAGCCTTGCTACAATCGTTACTCAGCAGTTTGCCGTGCCTGTTATCGGTATTGGGGCAGGTGCAGGTACAGATGGTCAGGTGCTTGTGATGCACGATATGTTGGGCGTGCATACTCGCAAGCCTGCTAGATTTGTTAAAGACTTCTTAAAGGATGATGGCAATACGACAGGCGATATTTTAGGAGCGTTTGTTAATTATCATCGGTCGGTCAAGGACGGTTCATTCCCTAGTGTAGAACACAGTTTTTAA
- a CDS encoding CobW family GTP-binding protein: protein MSIPTTPTRTPATLITGFLGAGKTTFINALLSYKDDERWGILVNEFGNIGIDGSLFDTKDIDIQEVSGGCICCNSQLPMQVALLQLLKHQPTHLIIEPTGLAHADELIEQFELPHWQNTLRLNAVICILNASQWQQEQYRTHTSYQMHIKYADIIIVSRADTLNDDDYQQMMSWADTINNTAKIIKFTDDACLLDLLHTPRKAQQPHTNPLSIRPPSQMASQHTNDGTSLPYRYHERMSGYEVGGWRLPKSWRFDSYRLQKWLLNLPSYARIKGIMHTDEGWLSLNITPESITISPTTKRDDGKLELILTNTVCWESLDDELMAFIL, encoded by the coding sequence ATGAGCATACCAACCACCCCTACACGCACACCTGCCACACTCATCACAGGATTTTTAGGGGCGGGTAAAACCACTTTTATCAACGCCTTGCTGTCTTATAAAGATGATGAAAGATGGGGCATTTTGGTGAATGAATTTGGTAACATTGGTATTGATGGAAGTTTATTTGACACCAAAGACATTGATATTCAAGAAGTGAGTGGTGGCTGTATTTGTTGCAACAGTCAGCTACCCATGCAAGTGGCACTACTACAACTATTAAAACATCAGCCCACCCATCTCATCATTGAGCCAACAGGCTTAGCTCATGCAGATGAGCTGATAGAACAGTTTGAACTACCCCATTGGCAAAACACCCTTCGCCTAAATGCCGTCATCTGTATTCTAAATGCCTCACAATGGCAACAAGAACAATATCGCACGCACACCAGTTATCAGATGCACATTAAATATGCCGACATCATCATCGTCAGTCGTGCCGACACACTAAACGATGATGATTATCAGCAGATGATGAGTTGGGCTGATACCATCAATAATACCGCCAAGATCATAAAGTTTACTGATGATGCCTGCCTGCTTGACCTACTACATACCCCAAGAAAGGCACAGCAACCACACACAAACCCCCTGTCTATCAGACCGCCATCACAAATGGCATCACAGCATACCAACGATGGCACATCTTTACCCTATCGTTATCATGAGCGAATGTCAGGCTATGAAGTCGGTGGGTGGCGACTGCCTAAGTCGTGGCGATTTGACAGCTATCGACTACAAAAATGGCTACTTAATCTACCCAGCTACGCTCGTATTAAAGGCATCATGCACACCGATGAAGGTTGGCTGTCTTTGAACATCACGCCAGAAAGCATCACCATCAGCCCCACCACCAAAAGAGATGATGGTAAACTTGAGCTGATTTTGACAAACACTGTCTGCTGGGAAAGCCTTGATGATGAACTGATGGCATTTATTCTTTAA
- the ubiG gene encoding bifunctional 2-polyprenyl-6-hydroxyphenol methylase/3-demethylubiquinol 3-O-methyltransferase UbiG — translation MHTAQQNVDFDEIGKFTRLADEWWDRNGAFKSLHDINPLRLNWIEDKAQEQYGSPLLNKSVLDVGCGGGILSHSMAVRGAKVLGVDLGEENLHAGRIHAERTGMADSLSFRCVAIEELAKEQAGVYDVVTCMEMLEHVPNPSAIIEACFTLLKAGGVFVASTINRNPKSYLFAILGAEYVLRLVDKGTHDYHKFITPAELDQMAIRAGFDRMDMTGLHYNPLTKRFWLSNANVDVNYMMAFTKKHDGR, via the coding sequence ATGCACACAGCACAGCAGAATGTTGATTTTGATGAAATTGGTAAATTTACCCGTCTTGCCGATGAATGGTGGGATAGAAATGGGGCATTTAAGTCTTTGCATGACATCAATCCGTTGCGATTAAACTGGATTGAAGATAAGGCACAAGAGCAGTATGGCTCACCACTGTTAAACAAAAGCGTACTGGATGTTGGTTGTGGCGGTGGTATTTTGTCGCATTCGATGGCGGTGCGTGGGGCGAAAGTGTTGGGTGTGGATCTAGGAGAAGAAAACCTTCATGCTGGCAGGATTCATGCTGAGCGGACTGGCATGGCAGACAGCCTGTCGTTTCGATGTGTGGCGATAGAGGAGCTAGCCAAAGAGCAGGCGGGCGTTTATGATGTGGTTACTTGCATGGAAATGTTGGAGCATGTGCCCAATCCATCTGCCATCATTGAGGCATGCTTTACTCTATTAAAAGCTGGTGGCGTATTTGTTGCTTCAACCATCAATCGCAACCCCAAATCCTATTTGTTCGCCATTTTGGGGGCGGAGTATGTGTTGAGATTGGTGGATAAGGGTACGCATGATTACCATAAATTCATCACGCCAGCCGAGCTTGATCAAATGGCAATCCGAGCGGGTTTTGACCGCATGGATATGACAGGACTGCATTATAATCCACTAACCAAAAGATTTTGGCTATCTAATGCGAATGTTGATGTTAATTATATGATGGCATTTACCAAAAAGCATGATGGTAGGTAA
- the rapZ gene encoding RNase adapter RapZ, whose amino-acid sequence MTDTQIIIVSGRSGSGKTSILNILEDFGFYVIDNLLLSLVGQAVDDLIGNDMKKVALGIDVRAPKADLSNFPAVYATLMSKYGDAVKVLYATTQESVLVARFGATRRVHPLMPTVNSLPNALAKEIELLQPVANLADIKIDTSMLNIHELKEKVRDHIGVDNVVVVNLLSFGFKNGAPIDADFIFDVRILPNPYWQERLRVQTGRDDEVKAFFAGYPEVDDMAHDIADFLEKWLPSFLNNNRYIVTIGIGCTGGKHRSVYINEMVGELLRLRLPANMPVIVKHREKRHW is encoded by the coding sequence ATGACAGATACACAAATCATCATCGTCTCAGGGCGATCAGGCTCTGGCAAAACCTCGATACTCAATATCTTAGAAGATTTTGGTTTTTATGTCATTGATAATCTGTTGTTGTCATTGGTTGGTCAAGCGGTGGATGATTTGATTGGCAACGACATGAAAAAAGTTGCACTTGGCATTGATGTGCGTGCACCGAAAGCGGATTTATCTAATTTTCCTGCGGTTTATGCCACTTTGATGAGTAAATATGGCGATGCGGTTAAGGTGTTGTATGCCACCACCCAAGAGAGCGTACTGGTGGCTCGTTTTGGAGCGACTCGCCGTGTGCATCCGCTCATGCCAACTGTCAATAGCCTGCCTAACGCACTGGCCAAAGAGATAGAGTTATTACAGCCTGTCGCTAACCTTGCAGATATTAAGATAGATACCAGTATGCTTAATATCCACGAGCTAAAAGAAAAGGTAAGAGACCACATCGGCGTGGATAATGTCGTGGTGGTCAATCTGCTGTCTTTTGGCTTTAAAAATGGTGCACCTATTGACGCTGATTTTATCTTTGATGTGCGTATCTTGCCCAATCCATATTGGCAAGAGCGTCTTCGGGTGCAGACAGGTCGTGATGATGAAGTTAAGGCATTTTTTGCTGGTTATCCAGAAGTGGATGACATGGCACATGACATCGCAGACTTTTTGGAAAAATGGTTGCCTAGCTTCTTAAATAATAACCGCTATATTGTTACTATTGGCATCGGTTGCACAGGTGGTAAACATCGCTCGGTGTATATCAATGAGATGGTGGGTGAGCTGTTAAGGCTTAGATTGCCTGCCAATATGCCAGTCATCGTCAAGCACCGTGAAAAACGCCACTGGTGA
- a CDS encoding HAD family hydrolase, translating into MTTIKAVLFDLDGTLIDTAPDFIRIIKQMCHKYDHLPPTDVAIREQVSAGARAMVRLMFGDELAQSMDTDERLLAYRQEFLDLYEQDICVDSRLFDGLDELLTTLERQGVAWGIVTNKPRYLAEQLLAKLALTDRCCVLVCPDDVVNTKPDPEPMYLAVSLLNDKYDTKITADHCIYVGDHIRDIQAGRSANMMTVAVEFGYIVPNENPHEWGADKVVASTHELGEFILAQLGDGC; encoded by the coding sequence ATGACAACAATCAAGGCTGTTTTATTTGACCTAGATGGCACGCTCATTGATACCGCCCCTGATTTTATCCGCATCATCAAGCAGATGTGTCATAAATACGACCACTTACCGCCAACAGATGTTGCCATTCGTGAGCAAGTTTCGGCAGGTGCAAGGGCGATGGTACGCCTGATGTTCGGTGATGAGCTTGCTCAGAGTATGGATACTGATGAGAGATTGCTTGCCTACCGCCAAGAATTCTTAGACCTTTACGAGCAGGATATCTGTGTGGATAGCCGACTCTTTGACGGACTAGATGAGCTATTAACGACCCTTGAGCGTCAAGGTGTGGCTTGGGGCATTGTTACGAATAAACCTAGATATTTAGCCGAGCAATTATTGGCTAAACTTGCCTTAACCGACCGTTGCTGTGTACTGGTCTGCCCTGATGATGTGGTCAATACCAAGCCCGACCCTGAACCGATGTATTTGGCAGTCAGCCTTTTAAATGATAAGTATGACACAAAAATCACTGCTGATCACTGCATTTATGTGGGCGACCATATCCGTGACATACAAGCAGGTCGTTCTGCTAACATGATGACGGTTGCGGTGGAGTTTGGTTATATTGTCCCCAATGAGAACCCACACGAGTGGGGAGCGGATAAAGTGGTGGCAAGCACACATGAACTTGGCGAATTTATTTTGGCTCAGCTTGGTGATGGCTGTTAG
- the panC gene encoding pantoate--beta-alanine ligase, whose product MKILNTIADLQAQLTAHRHQKIALVPTMGNLHAGHIQLVKTAKQYADIVVVSIFVNPTQFGVGEDFDSYPRTLDEDCQKLQNAEANFVFAPSVAEMYPTYPPNVQVLSGEITKVLCGKSRPTHFDGVGLVVSKLFNIVRPDVAVFGKKDYQQLAIIRQLNDELNFGIDVVGVDVVRANDGLALSSRNGYLSDDQRKIAPVIQQTLQKIKSDIQKADFADYANIIQKYNDELTALNLKVDYLELLNDRLQPISPDDKNLVILAAVFVGRARLLDNLEMVLS is encoded by the coding sequence ATGAAAATTCTTAACACCATTGCAGACCTGCAAGCTCAACTGACGGCACATCGCCATCAAAAAATCGCCCTTGTCCCCACAATGGGTAATCTGCACGCAGGGCATATTCAGCTTGTCAAAACCGCCAAACAATACGCTGATATTGTTGTGGTGAGTATTTTTGTTAATCCTACGCAGTTTGGCGTAGGCGAAGATTTTGACAGCTATCCACGAACGCTAGATGAAGATTGTCAAAAATTACAAAACGCTGAAGCTAACTTCGTTTTTGCACCCAGTGTGGCAGAGATGTATCCGACTTATCCGCCGAATGTACAGGTATTAAGCGGTGAGATAACCAAAGTTTTATGCGGTAAAAGTCGTCCTACGCATTTTGATGGGGTGGGGTTGGTGGTTTCAAAGCTTTTTAATATTGTGCGTCCTGATGTGGCGGTCTTTGGCAAAAAAGACTATCAACAGCTTGCCATCATTCGCCAGTTAAATGATGAATTAAATTTTGGCATTGATGTCGTTGGGGTGGATGTTGTGCGTGCTAATGACGGCTTGGCGTTGTCGTCAAGAAACGGCTATTTATCTGATGACCAAAGAAAAATTGCCCCAGTCATTCAGCAAACCTTGCAAAAAATTAAAAGCGACATTCAAAAGGCAGATTTTGCTGACTATGCCAATATCATTCAAAAGTACAATGATGAATTGACAGCCCTAAATCTAAAAGTTGATTATTTAGAGCTTTTAAATGATCGGCTACAACCGATTAGCCCTGACGATAAAAATTTGGTTATATTGGCAGCTGTCTTTGTGGGGCGTGCAAGGCTTTTGGATAATTTGGAGATGGTCTTGTCATAA
- a CDS encoding acyl-CoA thioesterase — protein MTHIFAKSDDPQDLVADLLQTINLKQTTTDVFVGPSFDYVGPRIFGGQVLAQALMAAAMTLEHDKPCHSLHGYFLRGGDIRYDVHYQVRRLRDGRSLSAREVIAVQYTPNDAGELTEQVIFSMIASFSPMEGGLEYQKTMPSYPDPQTLLNEQELKSSYVDSIPDALKTRFMRKRHVEIKPIEARDPITPKPMRPRQANWLRISELGEHPVAVHQALLAFASDFYLVGTGLMSHGLSYLSRGLQVASIDHSMHFHRPFDINEWLLYDMWSDTTSHAKGLNHGQFWQAGKLVATTQQEGLMRLHSS, from the coding sequence ATGACCCATATTTTTGCCAAAAGCGATGACCCACAAGATTTGGTCGCTGATTTATTACAAACCATCAACCTTAAGCAGACCACCACAGATGTCTTTGTCGGACCGAGCTTTGACTATGTAGGACCTCGCATTTTTGGTGGTCAGGTGTTAGCACAGGCGCTCATGGCGGCAGCGATGACGCTAGAACATGATAAGCCCTGCCACTCTTTGCATGGGTATTTTTTGCGTGGGGGTGATATCCGCTACGATGTGCATTATCAAGTTCGCCGTCTGCGTGATGGGCGCAGTCTATCCGCCCGAGAGGTCATCGCTGTGCAGTACACCCCCAATGATGCAGGCGAGCTGACCGAGCAGGTGATTTTTTCGATGATTGCATCATTCTCACCGATGGAAGGCGGACTTGAATACCAAAAGACCATGCCAAGCTATCCTGACCCACAGACACTGCTGAACGAACAAGAGCTTAAGTCGTCTTATGTGGACAGCATTCCAGATGCCCTAAAAACAAGATTCATGCGAAAACGCCATGTAGAAATCAAGCCCATTGAGGCAAGAGACCCAATCACGCCCAAACCCATGCGACCACGCCAAGCCAACTGGCTACGCATTAGCGAGCTAGGCGAGCATCCTGTAGCGGTACATCAGGCATTGCTAGCTTTTGCTTCTGATTTTTATTTGGTGGGGACAGGGCTGATGAGTCATGGGCTAAGCTACCTAAGTCGTGGATTGCAAGTGGCGAGCATTGACCACTCCATGCACTTTCATCGTCCCTTTGACATCAATGAGTGGTTGCTGTACGATATGTGGAGCGACACCACAAGTCATGCCAAAGGACTCAACCACGGACAATTTTGGCAAGCTGGCAAGCTGGTCGCCACCACACAACAAGAAGGTCTGATGCGTCTGCATTCATCATAG
- a CDS encoding YciK family oxidoreductase — protein sequence MTTHHDIIHYTPTTTCLKDKIILVTGAGSGIGKAVALTYAKCGATVLLLGKTQSKLETVYDEIEELGLAMPAILPMDLQNASFAQMNELATLIQKEFGRLDGVLHNAAILGALTPLEMYDPITFEQVIRVNTTAVFMLTQSLFPLLMSAPSGSVVFTSSGVAKVRPFWGAYALSKQAVEGMSTIFTEETKNHTALRFNCINPGATRTNMRAHAFPGEDPNTLKTPEDIMSAYVYLMTDSASGIKGQVIHCQPK from the coding sequence ATGACAACACATCACGACATCATTCATTACACACCGACTACCACCTGCCTAAAAGATAAAATAATCTTGGTAACAGGGGCTGGCTCTGGTATTGGTAAGGCGGTTGCTTTAACTTATGCTAAGTGTGGTGCGACCGTACTACTGTTGGGCAAGACACAATCTAAGCTAGAGACGGTCTATGATGAGATAGAAGAGTTGGGGCTTGCCATGCCTGCCATCTTGCCAATGGATCTACAAAATGCAAGTTTTGCTCAGATGAATGAGCTTGCCACTTTAATCCAAAAAGAGTTTGGGCGACTAGATGGGGTGTTGCACAATGCTGCAATTTTGGGGGCATTAACACCGCTTGAAATGTATGACCCCATCACTTTTGAGCAAGTCATTCGTGTAAATACCACCGCTGTCTTTATGCTGACCCAGTCGCTATTTCCTTTACTGATGTCTGCCCCAAGTGGCTCGGTGGTGTTTACTAGCTCTGGTGTGGCGAAGGTGCGACCATTTTGGGGGGCGTACGCTTTATCCAAGCAAGCGGTAGAAGGCATGAGCACGATTTTTACCGAAGAGACCAAAAACCACACCGCCCTACGCTTTAATTGCATTAACCCCGGGGCGACTCGCACCAACATGAGAGCTCATGCCTTTCCTGGTGAGGACCCAAATACCTTAAAAACACCTGAGGATATCATGAGTGCTTATGTGTATTTGATGACCGATTCGGCATCTGGTATTAAGGGGCAAGTTATTCATTGCCAACCAAAATAA
- a CDS encoding hemolysin family protein, which produces MELLQNLFLIAVLILVSSFFSISEIALAGARKLKLKLISEGGDARADKIMHLQENSADFFATSQIGLNAVAILGGSVGEGALRPYFAQWISYLYDGQYLDNIAFFTSFVVVTLLFILYADLIPKRLAMINPEKMALMVIDPVLVVVRIVKPLVWVINGIANLVFRVFKINTVREESITFDDVSAIMDAGAEAGVVLQQEQHFIENVFELEERTVPSSMTVREDVVYFTLDESEESIRQKIAEYPYSKFLVCGESIDNVIGYIDTKDILVRILNNQSILNIHESAIRNVLIIPDTLTLSELLDKFRASKEKFAVAINEYALVVGVITLSDIMITVMGDWVAPIEEEQQIIKRDEHSWLIDGSTPIDDVKHALDITEFDDWDHYETLAGFIMYRLRKIPRPADFVVHENLKFEVVDIDYYKIDQVLVTRLPADEADRDWI; this is translated from the coding sequence ATGGAATTACTACAAAATTTATTTTTAATTGCTGTTTTGATTTTGGTGTCTAGCTTTTTTTCCATCTCGGAGATCGCCCTAGCGGGTGCTAGAAAATTAAAATTGAAACTCATCAGTGAAGGTGGTGATGCCCGTGCTGATAAAATCATGCACCTGCAAGAAAACTCTGCTGATTTTTTTGCCACCAGTCAAATTGGTCTAAATGCTGTTGCCATCTTGGGCGGTTCGGTGGGTGAGGGGGCGTTGCGTCCTTATTTTGCTCAGTGGATTAGCTATCTTTATGATGGGCAGTATTTAGACAACATTGCGTTTTTTACCAGTTTCGTGGTGGTAACGCTACTATTTATCTTGTATGCCGACCTAATTCCCAAACGCCTTGCCATGATTAACCCTGAAAAAATGGCACTCATGGTTATTGACCCTGTGCTTGTCGTGGTTAGGATTGTCAAACCCCTTGTCTGGGTCATCAATGGTATCGCCAACTTGGTATTTCGTGTTTTTAAAATCAATACCGTACGAGAAGAAAGCATCACCTTTGATGATGTCTCTGCCATCATGGATGCAGGAGCGGAGGCGGGCGTGGTGTTGCAACAAGAACAACATTTTATTGAAAATGTCTTTGAGCTAGAAGAGCGTACCGTGCCATCTTCTATGACTGTGCGTGAAGATGTGGTGTATTTTACACTAGACGAGAGCGAAGAGAGCATCCGCCAAAAGATTGCTGAATATCCGTATTCTAAATTTTTGGTGTGTGGTGAGAGTATTGATAATGTGATTGGCTATATTGACACCAAAGATATCTTGGTGCGAATTTTGAATAACCAGTCTATTTTAAATATCCATGAAAGTGCGATTAGAAATGTGCTGATTATCCCCGATACGCTTACTTTATCAGAGCTACTGGATAAATTTCGTGCTAGTAAAGAAAAATTTGCTGTTGCCATCAATGAGTACGCCCTTGTGGTTGGCGTGATTACCTTATCTGATATCATGATAACTGTGATGGGGGATTGGGTCGCACCCATTGAAGAGGAGCAACAAATCATCAAGCGAGATGAGCATTCTTGGTTGATTGATGGCAGTACACCGATTGATGATGTCAAGCACGCTTTGGATATTACAGAGTTTGATGATTGGGATCATTATGAGACATTGGCAGGATTTATCATGTATCGCTTGCGTAAGATTCCTAGACCTGCTGACTTTGTGGTACATGAGAATCTCAAATTTGAAGTGGTGGACATTGACTATTATAAGATTGACCAAGTGCTTGTTACTCGTCTACCTGCCGATGAGGCAGATCGGGATTGGATATAG